From a region of the Aeoliella mucimassa genome:
- a CDS encoding sugar transferase has protein sequence MNTCTEATLEARIKVPNVSPERRGSASRVSQENLARRLARQGMSHTEAYRGARQFALESGVAGEAIAWDPSAELSEALHEVEISAYNVLKRTMDIVIASVALLLLSPVMLVTALIIKLTDGGSIFYGHKRVGYRGREFWCLKFRSMIEDADKLKAKLLEESHHDDTRTFKIAKDPRLTTIGGLIRKLSIDELPQLFNVLRGEMSLVGPRPAVPQEVAQYTYDDLRRLEVKPGITCIWQVSGRSDLPFPEQLRLDIEYIENRTIWMDVTLLAKTVPAVLSTRGAY, from the coding sequence ATGAACACCTGCACTGAGGCAACTCTCGAAGCCCGCATTAAAGTGCCAAATGTTTCCCCTGAGCGGCGTGGATCCGCATCTAGGGTGTCCCAAGAAAACCTTGCTCGCCGGTTGGCTCGTCAGGGTATGTCGCATACCGAGGCCTACCGTGGTGCCCGCCAATTCGCTCTCGAATCGGGCGTAGCTGGCGAAGCGATCGCCTGGGACCCCTCGGCCGAGCTTTCCGAAGCCCTTCACGAAGTCGAGATTTCGGCTTACAACGTGCTGAAGCGGACGATGGATATCGTGATCGCCAGCGTCGCTTTGCTGTTGCTGTCGCCTGTGATGTTGGTGACCGCTCTGATTATCAAGCTGACCGACGGTGGCTCGATTTTCTACGGCCACAAGCGTGTTGGTTACCGCGGCCGTGAGTTCTGGTGCCTTAAGTTCCGCTCGATGATTGAGGATGCGGACAAGCTGAAGGCGAAGTTGCTCGAAGAGAGCCACCACGACGACACTCGTACTTTCAAGATTGCCAAGGATCCCCGTCTGACGACGATCGGCGGGTTGATTCGCAAGCTAAGCATCGACGAGTTGCCTCAGCTGTTCAACGTGCTCCGTGGCGAAATGAGCCTGGTAGGACCTCGCCCCGCCGTTCCTCAAGAAGTGGCTCAATACACTTACGACGACCTGCGTCGCCTGGAAGTGAAGCCTGGCATTACTTGCATCTGGCAGGTTTCTGGTCGCAGCGATCTGCCGTTCCCCGAACAATTGCGTCTGGATATCGAGTACATCGAGAACCGGACCATCTGGATGGACGTAACCCTGCTCGCCAAGACGGTACCTGCTGTCTTGAGCACTCGCGGGGCCTACTAA
- a CDS encoding WecB/TagA/CpsF family glycosyltransferase: MSAAFEMVDTAAEASDYSSPLPNPDSHHLFGIDFHVVRMADAVEWVMARLQAADRQCQLVFTPNVDHVVKLRDDLAFRQAYERADLVIADGWPIVSASRMLHKTLPARVPGSELVPTVIASGTTDFRPRVFLLGGAAGVGERATQRLLAAHPHLEIVGTDSPPMGFEKSEQESDRIVEKVNQAEPDLLVVGFGAPKQELWLAAHRDRLRAKVAIAAGATIDFMAGEQTRAPGWIQAMRLEWLHRIATNPRRLIGRYAKDAIVFPQLVLKEMWTKK, encoded by the coding sequence GTGTCGGCAGCTTTCGAAATGGTGGATACAGCAGCAGAAGCAAGCGATTATTCATCGCCACTTCCCAATCCCGATTCGCATCATCTATTCGGCATCGACTTTCATGTCGTGCGCATGGCCGATGCGGTGGAATGGGTTATGGCCAGATTGCAGGCTGCTGATCGCCAGTGCCAGCTGGTATTCACACCGAATGTGGACCACGTGGTAAAACTGCGCGACGACCTCGCGTTTCGGCAAGCCTATGAGCGGGCCGACTTGGTAATCGCCGATGGCTGGCCCATCGTCTCCGCGTCGCGAATGTTGCATAAGACGCTTCCAGCACGTGTGCCAGGCTCCGAATTGGTGCCTACCGTGATTGCTTCGGGTACGACTGACTTCCGCCCCCGGGTATTTCTGTTAGGCGGGGCGGCCGGCGTTGGCGAGCGAGCAACGCAGCGGTTGTTAGCAGCTCATCCCCACCTTGAGATTGTCGGAACCGACAGTCCTCCCATGGGCTTCGAGAAGTCCGAGCAAGAGAGCGATCGCATCGTCGAAAAGGTGAATCAAGCCGAGCCCGATCTGCTGGTGGTTGGCTTCGGGGCACCCAAGCAAGAGCTTTGGTTGGCTGCTCATCGCGATCGCTTGCGGGCGAAGGTAGCGATTGCCGCCGGGGCGACCATCGATTTCATGGCCGGCGAGCAAACCCGAGCGCCCGGTTGGATCCAGGCAATGCGGCTCGAATGGCTGCATCGGATCGCTACGAATCCAAGGCGGCTCATCGGTCGCTACGCGAAGGACGCGATCGTTTTTCCTCAGCTAGTGCTCAAGGAAATGTGGACCAAGAAGTAA
- a CDS encoding polysaccharide biosynthesis/export family protein — protein sequence MHKPFPKQLPPPSVPPTIPRELSKATIPDYVIEPPDVLAVSAISLVPKHPYHLRPMDTLIIQASGIPEEAPIGGEYRVGLDGKLVIGFDYDNVLGPNGDKVYQPIQAAGRSIEEVREELLARMADFREPNLWITLSSIASQQEVQGEHLVAADGRITLGSYGRVCVVGMTIDDAKQAIEAHLSSSFEDPKVSVDVFGFNSKVYYIITQGAGLGDQVFRLPVKGNETALDALSEIQGLSSTSSIRMWVARPGGNEQGGDQIMPIDWLGITQRGDVATNYQLMPGDRLYVAEDKLVAIDTALGKIISPVERIFGVTLLGTQTGNAFATYGTRNGSNF from the coding sequence ATGCACAAGCCTTTTCCGAAGCAGTTGCCTCCACCTTCGGTACCACCCACCATTCCGCGTGAGCTATCGAAGGCTACCATTCCCGACTACGTGATCGAGCCACCAGATGTGCTGGCCGTTTCGGCGATCAGCCTGGTACCGAAGCATCCTTACCACCTGCGTCCGATGGACACCCTGATCATTCAGGCGTCGGGCATTCCCGAAGAAGCCCCGATCGGTGGAGAGTATCGAGTGGGCCTCGACGGTAAGTTGGTGATCGGCTTCGATTACGACAATGTACTAGGGCCGAATGGCGACAAGGTTTATCAACCGATTCAAGCCGCTGGTCGATCGATCGAAGAAGTTCGCGAAGAACTGCTAGCCCGCATGGCAGATTTTCGCGAGCCAAATCTATGGATCACCCTTTCCAGCATTGCCTCGCAGCAGGAAGTGCAAGGCGAGCATCTCGTTGCCGCCGACGGCCGAATTACGTTGGGTAGTTATGGCCGAGTGTGCGTGGTTGGCATGACGATCGACGATGCCAAGCAAGCGATCGAAGCTCACCTCTCCTCGAGTTTTGAGGATCCCAAGGTGTCGGTCGACGTGTTTGGCTTCAACAGCAAGGTGTACTACATCATTACCCAAGGAGCAGGCCTGGGCGACCAGGTTTTCCGTCTGCCCGTTAAGGGGAATGAAACGGCGCTCGATGCATTGAGCGAGATTCAAGGGCTCTCGTCCACTTCATCGATTCGTATGTGGGTGGCTCGCCCCGGTGGTAATGAGCAGGGAGGCGACCAGATCATGCCGATCGACTGGTTGGGTATTACTCAACGCGGCGATGTCGCTACCAACTACCAGTTGATGCCTGGCGACCGACTATACGTTGCTGAGGACAAGCTGGTGGCCATCGATACCGCTCTGGGCAAGATCATCTCGCCGGTCGAACGGATCTTTGGTGTCACGTTGCTAGGTACCCAAACCGGCAATGCGTTTGCCACCTATGGCACGAGAAACGGAAGCAACTTCTAA
- a CDS encoding PEP-CTERM sorting domain-containing protein (PEP-CTERM proteins occur, often in large numbers, in the proteomes of bacteria that also encode an exosortase, a predicted intramembrane cysteine proteinase. The presence of a PEP-CTERM domain at a protein's C-terminus predicts cleavage within the sorting domain, followed by covalent anchoring to some some component of the (usually Gram-negative) cell surface. Many PEP-CTERM proteins exhibit an unusual sequence composition that includes large numbers of potential glycosylation sites. Expression of one such protein has been shown restore the ability of a bacterium to form floc, a type of biofilm.), whose product MPTLATASEFTFHNENTLEPLVVLELSGTGPFDHSDVVSLEVTDLGATYFAGMVSGTYSGTFTSSSGEAIMDVPPFSLASSAFVDAFFASNDAPDSNSGNAGVFQLGFGSLNGAADFLYYDNLSSQTSIAGSWIGMSNVVPEPNSLLLLSAAGTCLALCYRRFR is encoded by the coding sequence ATGCCCACGTTGGCGACCGCCTCGGAGTTTACCTTTCACAACGAGAATACCCTGGAACCACTGGTGGTTTTAGAGCTTTCGGGCACCGGTCCATTTGACCACTCGGACGTGGTATCACTCGAGGTTACCGACCTGGGAGCCACCTACTTCGCCGGCATGGTATCAGGCACTTATTCAGGAACCTTCACCAGTTCGAGCGGTGAAGCCATCATGGATGTCCCGCCATTTAGCTTGGCCTCGAGCGCATTTGTCGATGCGTTCTTTGCCAGCAACGATGCCCCCGACAGCAACTCAGGAAACGCTGGTGTGTTCCAATTGGGATTCGGATCCCTCAATGGAGCCGCAGATTTCCTGTACTACGATAACCTTTCCTCACAAACCTCGATCGCAGGTTCTTGGATTGGCATGTCGAACGTCGTCCCCGAACCAAACAGCCTACTCCTGCTTTCCGCAGCAGGCACTTGCCTCGCTTTATGCTATCGACGATTTCGATAG
- a CDS encoding exosortase-associated EpsI family protein produces MMVKLLNIAVIVAAVAITAGSSLLVERVYQRWGNAEDLVIHADALNQFPMKFGEWECLGEQEVPEYTRNLLKYKTAIWRDYQKQDGVESVQFMALVGTPGPLVRHPPEVCYDQQGYPLIVEPKTISIDVAGVEHTFKATTYGMRGAPDDHFIVATSWSDCTTFERSAIPRARYGGSPFVYAVQALTKINHKETEQDAMARLKNFLTSMATDYPAYFDKIDNAEPNQ; encoded by the coding sequence ATGATGGTCAAACTTCTCAACATCGCAGTTATTGTCGCCGCTGTCGCCATTACGGCAGGCTCCAGCTTGCTCGTGGAACGCGTGTACCAACGCTGGGGAAATGCGGAAGACTTGGTGATCCACGCCGACGCGTTGAACCAGTTCCCGATGAAGTTCGGCGAATGGGAATGCCTTGGTGAGCAAGAGGTCCCCGAGTACACGCGAAACCTGCTGAAATACAAAACAGCCATCTGGCGCGACTACCAAAAACAGGACGGAGTCGAATCCGTTCAATTCATGGCACTGGTCGGCACTCCAGGCCCACTGGTTCGCCACCCGCCGGAAGTCTGTTACGACCAACAAGGCTATCCCTTGATCGTCGAACCCAAGACCATCTCAATCGATGTTGCTGGTGTCGAGCATACCTTTAAAGCGACGACCTATGGCATGAGAGGGGCGCCGGACGATCACTTTATCGTGGCAACAAGCTGGTCCGATTGCACAACATTCGAACGCTCTGCTATCCCCCGTGCCCGCTATGGTGGTTCTCCCTTCGTCTATGCAGTACAAGCACTGACGAAGATCAACCACAAAGAGACGGAACAAGATGCGATGGCGCGACTAAAGAACTTCCTAACATCGATGGCGACTGACTACCCTGCTTATTTCGACAAGATTGACAACGCTGAACCGAATCAGTAG